In Thermodesulfobacteriota bacterium, the genomic stretch GAATGGAGTTGATCTGATAGCAGTTCAGGAACTCTTAGGACAAAAATCTATAGTTATAAAAAAGCATTATTCACGCTCAATACCGGCGTATAAGAGAAGGGCCGTTGAATCAATTGCTTTAACAAAAAAAGTGCGGAATAAGACAAATGGCAAGAATCCGTAGACATGTTTGTTAAGCATTATTAGTCAACTTAAGATGCGGACTTACCCGTGTTTCGCTCCAAAGCCAGAGGTTGCGGGTACGAATCCTGCCTCGCCCGCTTTATTTATTCTTATGATTTAGGAAAGTTATAGATTATTAGGGGAGGTTTTATTAACGGAAAAATAATTAAGGCGTCCGTATACGTGTCTAAGAGACGTGCTCCAACGAATACTATATAGACATCCAATTAATTTTTATTTCAATTCATTCAGTTTTTTTTGGAACGCTCTTAATTTATCGATAATATGATCGAACGTGGGATATGCACCGAAAATCATTTCCTCCATCGCTTCGTAATCTTCCATCAATGACTTAAGCCTTGATTCGTCGGGTATTAGCTTTATTGTTCTAGGGGTTGCCAGATCATATTTTGCCCAATTACTGTAATAAAAACGTTTTTTAAAATTCACAACATCATCCAACAACTTCAAATTCTTTAATCCCTTCATCTCAATATCTGTATCCAACATTTTATAAACATCATAATAATGCCTCGAATAACGAGCTGGATGTGACTTTCCAGCTGGCCTGTGTGCCTCAACATGCAGTATTGTTACTTTCTCCCAAAATGTTCTTTCAGGAACGATAGAAACGACGTTAGCAAACGAATTTTCAAATTTTTCTGGAAATACCTCTGCTGCATAAGGCCGTATCGAGTATTTAGAGCACGGAACCATTGAACTGATGGGCCCAATTTCTAATCGTATTTCTGGCCGCAAGTATGTACCAGAAAAAAGTTTGGGATATTGGATAATAACTGTTTGCCCATCGTATGAATCCACTCTTGCGTCGCACGGCGGTTGCATTAAACCATTCAAAATGGGCAACAAGTCTCTGCCGATATAGTCCTCCGCTAATTTGTTTAATTTCTTGTTGAAAATATCTTGTTGTGTGTTGCTTCGGCCTTCGTATGGATCCTCATCGGTCAACACCGACCAATCTAATACCAAATCTATATCTTCTGAAAAACGATCAATTACTTGGAAGCACTTTGAGAGAGTTGTTCCACCTTTAAACCTAAACAACTCTTTTAGGTCGTCATCCTCGAAGAGCTTCATTAATGCCCAGCAGATCCAAAAGTCTTTTTCTATCGCTGCTCCTTGCATCCCTTTACGTGCAGCTGTTTCAAGAAAAAGTTCTTCACGCTCGTTTTTGTTAAAAGTAGCTACTTTCTTCATTCCTTATTTTTAAATATAGCTTTAATAATTTCATAGACCCAGCTTGTTGTGTATTTTGTATCTTTCAAAATACGCCCGTGTTTTTCGGAACGAAAATAATTGAATATGGTTTGCCTTTGTTGTTTGGTCAGTGTTTTATTACCTAATGCTTTAATCGCTTGAACCACTAATTCACTCTCTGGGTATTTCAGACCTATATCTTTTAAGGTTGTTTTCTTAAATTCCAGTTCAATATTGCCAATCTGATACACCTTACTCTTACCATCAGTGTAGTAAAGATATTTAGTAGGAACCTGTGTTGATAGACCTAACACGTTCAACGCCGCATTACCTGAAATCTGAATTTTCCATCCAAATTTCCGGGCGAAAACCTGTGCCACTTGATCAACGTCTGGGCTTAAATCTTGCTCTAATAATTTGCTGTATTTTGGGTAATCGTATATACCACGTATAACCCTGCGAATGTGACCTTTATCTAATAAGCGACTCAAAACCTTATCAATGGTATTTGCATTCCCCAAATCGGCAAAATCATTTTTGAAAAACGCCCAACCCCTACCATTGCCATAAATCCTGCTTATTACTTTATTTTCAATGGATTGCATAATTTTAAGCTTATTATTCTGTCAGAAAAAAGATACCATTTTTCTGACAGGAAACAAGTATTTCCTGATCATGCACTGAGTGTTTTAACTGATGGGATTGAGGTTGTGAGTTGAATTAGAGACAGAGTTGTGTATATATACCTAACTCTGTCTCTAATCTCGCGGAGTGATGAATTATGTTACAATAGTGTGTTGTATGATGGTTTGTATATATACCTTACCATCATACAACACACTATTGTAAAGAAAATGAAGCGAACTCAAAAAGATTGGGCTTCCGAGTTTCGAATTTACCTACGGGAAATTCCGCCAAAGGTATTTAGCTGCGTAGAGCTCGAACCCCTTTTTGATAATCTTAGGAGACGAAAGATCCTTCCCTCTCGACTTAGCTATAATAAATTTCTAGCTGAAGTAATAAGTAGAAATATGATTAATAAAACCAACATAAGATATGTGGGCAAAGCAAATTCGAGAAGAAAAGAGTTTATCCGCTACACCTATAAGTCACCCTCATCATTCTCTATTGCATTATCACTACGTTCGAGGAGTTATCTATCTCATATCAGTGCATTGTTTTTGCATGGTCTGACTGAGCAGCCCCCCGAGACAATAATTGTAAACAAGGAACAGTCTGCAAAGAACAGTTCAAACGAATTAACCCAAGCGGGTATAGACCGAGCATTCAAAAAAGCCGCTCGTCAATCTAATTATATCTGGGCGTGGAAAGATTCGCGTTTTATACTTTTGAATGGAAAACAAACTGGGGATTTTGGAGTCATCAATATAAAAATTGACACTGGAGAGCATCTTCGAGCTACAAACCTCGAGAGAACATTGGTAGACATTGTCGTAAGACCTAGCTACTCCGGAGGGGTAATTGAGATAGTAGAAGCTTATCGACGTGCTCGAAAAGTCCTTTCCACAAAGAAAATTGTTCAAATTTTAAAGCGACTAGACTATGCATACCCATATCATCAGTCTATAGGATTCGTGATGGAACGTGCAGGTTTCGAGAAACAACAGTTAGATCTACTTAGGAATGAAGGTATCAACTTTGACTTTTATCTTGACTATCAGATCAGAAATAAGGCCTACGACGATACTTGGAGATTATATTTCCCAAAGGGGCTTTGATTTATTAAGCTCGAAACGCAGCAAAGAACTTTTAATTAATTTCGATCATTGTGAGTTTTTTATTTATTTCGAAATAAGTTGGTATCTAGTTTTTGTATTGCATTTTTCTTAGCTTCTTGCTTTGTGAGGCTCAGATATTTATCTTGAAAACTATAATAACTCAAGAAAGTTTGTAGCCAAATCTGTAGCCCATTGAAATTGATGAGGAGGCGATAGGACGTAACCCCCTGATTTTATTGGTGGAGATGAGGGGATTCGAACCCCCGACCTCCGCCTTGCGAAGGCGGCGCTCTCCCAAACTGAGCTACATCCCCACTTTTTATACCAAAATCATTCGGTTTTTGTATAAATTAGATATAACTAACTTGAAATTTTATCCAAAATTGCTAAAAAATACTAACCGAAAGTAAATTAATTAAAGAAATTAAAAAACTACTTGACAACTTAAGTAAATTGCTTTATATTAATATTCAGACTTAATTTGAAAACTTAAATCATCCTCCATCCTCCTTTAAGATAGTGGGAATGTTTCTAAACCCTTTAGGTCATTCCCACTTTTCTTTTTAATACCACTGATTATCTTTGATAAAGTATTTATATCGTAATTATCGACGAGAAAACATCTGAGATTGATTCATATCACCATGTTCCCAGTGAAATGATTTCGCCCTTCTTTGTAAAAGCTCACTTTGATGCTGCTACTGCTCGATCTGATGCCCATCTCTCTAATCTGGAAATCTCTTCACGCATGGTTGTAGAGAGTGGAACTATAGAAGATGCTGCGATTATGAGTTCTCTCTCATCCAATTCCTTTTGTTTTGAATAGGCTTCAAAAAGGGCAGAGACCACAACCTGTTCAATCTCTGAACCGGAAAGTCCTTCAGTGTTCTTGGCAAGGGAATCTATATCGAAAGAGTCGGGATCCTTATGGCGGTTGACAAGATGAATTCGGAATATCTCTTTTCGTGCTTTTTTTGATGGTAGGGATACGAAGAAGATCTCATCAAACCTGCCCTTTCTCAAGATCTCTGGCGGTAGCAAGTCGATTTGATTTGCAGTGGCAGCTATAAATACGGGGTATTTCTTTTCCTGCATCCAGGTAAGGAAAGAGCCGAATATCCTCGATGCGGGACTATCGCTTGTCTTTTCTCCGCTTCTTGTGATCCCGGCCTCAATCTCGTCTATCCATAGCACACAGGGAGAAATTGTCTCAACGGTCTTTATTGTGTTTCGAAAGGCTTCTTCGGGTGTTCCAAATATGCCGCTATAAAGTTGATTTAGATCGAGCCTCAATAGCGGTAAATTCCAAACAGAAGCGACAGCCTTAGCACATAAGCTCTTACCACAACCGCTAATTCCCATTATCAGTAATCCCTTTGGCATGTCAAGGCCGTATTGCCTGGCATCGGGGGCAAATGCTAATGCCCTGGTTTTTAGCCATTCCTTAAGATTTTCAAGTCCGCCAATGTCATCCAAGCCTACTCTACCTCTGATGTATTCCAGTGTTCCGATTCTATTTATTAAGAGAGCCTTCTCATCCATGAGGGATGTAACAATCTCTTCTTCACTTCTTTCTTCTCCATCCAGCAGAATCCTCTTTAGAGCAAATTTCATTTCGGAAGATGCAAGACCCTGCAAAGCGTGAACGCATTTTTCCCTGAACTCGGGGGTATAGTGATTTTGATGGCTTTTATCTTTAAGTGGACTTGTCACTTCGTCAAATATTATCCTGGCATCATCTGAATCTGGAAGTCCAATTTCGAATATGGTCATTTCCCTTTCTAGTTCAGCGGGAAGGACTACAGAGGGTGAGACGATGAATAGGGTTTTAGAGCTACTTTTCAAGGTTTGGTGCAGGTCTTTCAATTCTCTTATTATCTTTGGGTCCTTAAGAAAAAAGTGAAGGTCTTTAAAAAGAAAGAATCCCTTTTCATTGGTCTCTTGAACTTTTTTCAAAGCACTCAAGGCGTCGTTGATTCCTTCTGATTCTCCATTCTCGCCACTAAACCCGTTGGTACAGGACCAGGAGTATACATTGTAATCATCACGGAACGACTCCTTCGAAAGCAGTCTCAGCGACTCCTCGACACGTTCTTCTTCCCAACTAACAAGGTAGATAAGTGGATATTCAGCCCTTATAAAACTTGCTATTTTTTCAGATGGAAATGCCATAGCTTTGTTTAATCCGAATTCAATTTACCTGTTTTACTTGTTTCAATAGCTCAACTGTCAATCGAAAAAATCCTATATATAAGAAAGTTATGCTATGCCTCTTGTCCAAACAAGTTATGGTACAATTTCAAGAGGCTAAAGTCCAGTTGTTGTTGCTTTTTTAGGGTGATCCTTTCTCCATCTGAGCTTATTGAGAGCATTTATATAAGCCTTTGCGCTAGCAACCACAATGTCAGTACTCGAACCTTGACCCTGAGAGAAAATTCCATCCTCCTCGATTCTTACGGTAACTTCGCCTTGCGCGTCTGTACCGCCAGTAATTGAAGCTACCATGTAGTGTTCAAGATTGGGATTCATACCAGTTGCCTTGGAAATGGCCTTATAAGCCGCATCTACTGGACCTCCACCACTCTCGGATACTGTTACCTCCTCTCCTTCTACATCGAGCTTAACGGTTGCGACTGGATTCATATCGGTCCCACCTGAAAAATTAGCAGTGATGAGCTTATAGTAATCCGAAGAACGGACAAATTCCTCACTGATAAGTGCCTCAATATCCTCGTCAAAAACAAACTTCTTCTTGTCTGCGAGGTCTTTAAACTTTTTAAATGCAGTGAGAAAATCCTTTTCGCTTAGAAAATAGCCATACTCTTCGAGCCTTTTTCTGAATGCATGTCTGCCCGAGTGCTTTCCAAGGATTATTTTATTTGAGGGAATACCAATTTCCTCGGCCTTCATGATTTCATAAGTAATTCTTTCCTTTAGGACCCCGTCTTGATGTATCCCTGCTTCATGTGCAAAAGCATTGGCTCCCACTATCGCTTTATTTGGCGGAACACTTACCCCTGTGACCTGTGATACTATTCTGCTTGTTGGGTAGATCTGTTCCGTGACAATTCTGGTCTTATAGGGATGCCTGTCACTTCGTACCTTAAGCGCCATAACGATTTCTTCAAGCGATGCATTTCCTGCCCGTTCGCCAAGCCCATTAATCGTGCATTCGACCTGCCTCGCACCTTCCTTAATTGCCGCAATTGAGTTTGCGACAGCCAGTCCCAGATCGTCGTGGCAATGGACGCTCAATGTTACCTTGTCGAGGCCAGGAACCTTCTCTTTCAATGTTCTTATTATATGTGAGAACTCCTCTGGAACTGTATATCCGACCGTATCTGGGATATTAATAGTCGTAGCACCGGCTCTTATGGCTATATCCACGGACCGGCAAAGGTAATCGAGCTCCGTTCTAGTGGCATCTTCGGTTGAGAATTCAACGTTGTCCGTATATCGCTTAGCGTGCTTAACGGCGGCACTGATTATTTCCAGAACCTCTTCCTTGTCTTTTCTGAGTTTGTGCTTGAGATGAATATCGGAGGTCGCGATAAAGGTATGAATCCGCGGATATTCGGCTCCTTTTATTGCTTCCCAACCTCTATCAATATCATTAAAATTGGCCCTACAGAGGCCCGCAATTTCACAGCCCCTGATTTTATCGGCAATAAGCTTTACTGATTGAAAATCACCCTCCGACGAGATGGGGAATCCCGCTTCGATAATGTCTACCCCAAGTTTTTCTAATTGGTAAGCAACCCTGAGTTTTTCCTCTACGGTCATTCCACATCCAGGGGCTTGCTCTCCGTCTCTAAGTGTAGTATCAAATATTTTAACTATATCACTACTCATTTAATTCACCCCAGTTCAATAAAACAACCCAAATTATTGTAAGACCTGAAGCATATTTTGTCAATTGCTTCGAGAAGTTGTTTGTGATTGGATTCACAGTTATAGAACGGTGGTTTGGATGTAAGTAACGGAAAAATAGGATTTTTGAAAAAGTGTCGGTTATTAGTTTATACTTCTTTTGGAAGAATAGCTATACTATTTGGTTGAATCATGTTATCAAAAAATAAATCGCTTATATGAAAGAAATCTATCCAGGCATTTATACATGGTCTTGGTTATCTCCAAAGCATGGATATAACTTCAATGGTTATGCGTTAAAGGGAGAGAATGGTTTGGTAGTCATTGATCCTGCGTTTTTGAGCGAGGAGGAACTCGACGATATTCTCGAGCTTGGAACACCGAAATACATTATCTTAACAAACAAGGATCATGAGAGGATGGCCTATGAATTCAGAGATAGAAATGCGGCAAAGATTTGTATCAACGAAATGGATTCTACATTTCTTAAATCCTCTCCTGATCAGACATTTCGCGATAGAGATACTTTGCCTGGGGATCTTATGGTAATAAACATTCCTAATAATAAATCCCCGGGAGAATCAGCACTTCTTCTTTCTAGAGGGAAAGGGGTTCTTTTTATTGGGGATGCGATCATTGGCTGGCCAAAAGGGGAATTTTCGATGCTTCCAAAGGAAAAGTATAAAGATTCACAGATGGCAAAGGAGTCGATACGCATATTGCTTGATTATGACTATGATACCGTTCTTGTGGGAGACGGGGAATCTGTCTTAGAAGATGGCAAGGGTGCTATCATGAGGTTTCTGAGTCGTGAGGGGAATATACATCTGACATTACCTGTTCAATAGAATATGAATTCGCTTATGACCTTATCTTTATTATTCTTTTTAAACACACGTCATTTGAGTGTCTGGCTAATTGTAGATACCTAATATTGAATTATTAATTTAGGTGGATCCGAAAATGGGAAGGCCCGGTTATGTAAAGGTAGCAACGGTTGACGAACTCCCCTCTGGATGCGGGAAACTCGTCATGGGCCCATTGGAAAAGCCGATTGCACTGTTCAATGTTAACGGAGATTTTTTTGCCATTAACTATATATGTCCCCACATGGGGGGACCTCTCGGAGAAGGAAAATTGAACGGTTATGTTGTATCATGCCCCTGGCACGGTTGGACATTCGATGTCAGGACTGGCTTACCCGACCACCCAGGAGGCCATTCTGTTTCGGCCTACAATGTTAAGATTGAAGGTAATGATGTCTTTATCGGGTGGTTAAAGAAGGTATAAGATTGAGGAAATAAATTACAAAAAGCTCTAGAGCCCTGTCGGCAAATCTATAAACATGCAGTGGATTCTAAATTTCCGCTTAACAACTTCTGCCAGGGCCTTTAATCCTAAGGTCTCTGTGGCGTGGTGGCCTGCAAAGATTACGTTCATTTTAGAATCCTGTGCCGTATAATAGACTTCGATTGCATCGCCAGTAATATATAGATCGACACCTGAATTCAATGCTTCGTAAAAACCTCCATATCCTCCACCGCCACTACAAACGGCAATAGTTTTGACTTTCTCCTTTCCAAACGGAAGCACAATACAATTTGTATTCAATTCGGTGTTTAGTTTCCGCCCGATTTGTTTCAATGAGACTGCTCTTTTAGTCATACCAATCCAACCGATATTTTTACCCCCATGTAACAAGAATTCACTGTTGATCGTTACTCCAAGCAATTTCAACAGCCGAGCATTGTTTCCGACTATCCTATGTCTGTCCAAAGGTAGGTGGCAGGCATATAGCGACATCTGGTGTTTATACAGAATATCTATCCTTTCTCTTGCCCAACCGGTTATTGAAGGGTTTTGTGTGTGCCAAAAATGTCCATGATGTACAACAATTAAATCGGCTTGTTTCTCTATGGCTATTTTAAATGTTTCTATGCTTGCATCAACCGCAAAGGCAATTTTCTTTACTTCTGATTTGCCCTCGAGTTGAAGCCCATTCCAGCATGTGTCTTTTATGTCATCTATTTTCAGATAGTTATTTAAGAACTCGACGATATTTGCTAACTTTGTCATTATTTAAAAATACTGATACTAACGAAATTTTTGCGAAAAATTGAAAAAATATTTATTAGTAAAAATGGCTGGGGGACTAGGATTCGAACCTAGACTTATGGGTCCAGAGCCCATCGTCCTGCCGTTAGACGATCCCCCAGTTGAAGGTCCTTAGTATTTATAAAATCATCATTTCAGTCAAGATCTAGTCTAGTGATCTATTCTATTGCATATTTGTATATAATACATAAAATAATTTTGTCTAGGCGTAAAATTCCCAAATAGGAGGATTTAATATCATATGCCTGCAAAAATTATCACTGTTAGGGCTAAAACTAAAGAGGAGCTCAAAAAGCAAGTCTCGAAGGAAATAAAGGAGGCGGCTAAGAAAGGACTTACCTATATTTCACAGGGCTATAGTGACAACAGGGTAAAAAAGATCAAGGGGGCTTATCAGATTGATCTTACGGTTCATTCATAGCATCTGATTCGTCAGATTAAATTATGGGCAGCGAAATACTTGAAACATTCAAAAACCAATATTCGGGAAGGGAGTATGAGATTGATATAACATGTCCCGAATTCACTTCGATATGCCCAAGGACGGGACAGCCTGA encodes the following:
- a CDS encoding nucleotidyl transferase AbiEii/AbiGii toxin family protein, producing the protein MKKVATFNKNEREELFLETAARKGMQGAAIEKDFWICWALMKLFEDDDLKELFRFKGGTTLSKCFQVIDRFSEDIDLVLDWSVLTDEDPYEGRSNTQQDIFNKKLNKLAEDYIGRDLLPILNGLMQPPCDARVDSYDGQTVIIQYPKLFSGTYLRPEIRLEIGPISSMVPCSKYSIRPYAAEVFPEKFENSFANVVSIVPERTFWEKVTILHVEAHRPAGKSHPARYSRHYYDVYKMLDTDIEMKGLKNLKLLDDVVNFKKRFYYSNWAKYDLATPRTIKLIPDESRLKSLMEDYEAMEEMIFGAYPTFDHIIDKLRAFQKKLNELK
- a CDS encoding DUF6088 family protein; translated protein: MQSIENKVISRIYGNGRGWAFFKNDFADLGNANTIDKVLSRLLDKGHIRRVIRGIYDYPKYSKLLEQDLSPDVDQVAQVFARKFGWKIQISGNAALNVLGLSTQVPTKYLYYTDGKSKVYQIGNIELEFKKTTLKDIGLKYPESELVVQAIKALGNKTLTKQQRQTIFNYFRSEKHGRILKDTKYTTSWVYEIIKAIFKNKE
- a CDS encoding AAA family ATPase, giving the protein MAFPSEKIASFIRAEYPLIYLVSWEEERVEESLRLLSKESFRDDYNVYSWSCTNGFSGENGESEGINDALSALKKVQETNEKGFFLFKDLHFFLKDPKIIRELKDLHQTLKSSSKTLFIVSPSVVLPAELEREMTIFEIGLPDSDDARIIFDEVTSPLKDKSHQNHYTPEFREKCVHALQGLASSEMKFALKRILLDGEERSEEEIVTSLMDEKALLINRIGTLEYIRGRVGLDDIGGLENLKEWLKTRALAFAPDARQYGLDMPKGLLIMGISGCGKSLCAKAVASVWNLPLLRLDLNQLYSGIFGTPEEAFRNTIKTVETISPCVLWIDEIEAGITRSGEKTSDSPASRIFGSFLTWMQEKKYPVFIAATANQIDLLPPEILRKGRFDEIFFVSLPSKKARKEIFRIHLVNRHKDPDSFDIDSLAKNTEGLSGSEIEQVVVSALFEAYSKQKELDERELIIAASSIVPLSTTMREEISRLERWASDRAVAASK
- a CDS encoding 2-isopropylmalate synthase, giving the protein MSSDIVKIFDTTLRDGEQAPGCGMTVEEKLRVAYQLEKLGVDIIEAGFPISSEGDFQSVKLIADKIRGCEIAGLCRANFNDIDRGWEAIKGAEYPRIHTFIATSDIHLKHKLRKDKEEVLEIISAAVKHAKRYTDNVEFSTEDATRTELDYLCRSVDIAIRAGATTINIPDTVGYTVPEEFSHIIRTLKEKVPGLDKVTLSVHCHDDLGLAVANSIAAIKEGARQVECTINGLGERAGNASLEEIVMALKVRSDRHPYKTRIVTEQIYPTSRIVSQVTGVSVPPNKAIVGANAFAHEAGIHQDGVLKERITYEIMKAEEIGIPSNKIILGKHSGRHAFRKRLEEYGYFLSEKDFLTAFKKFKDLADKKKFVFDEDIEALISEEFVRSSDYYKLITANFSGGTDMNPVATVKLDVEGEEVTVSESGGGPVDAAYKAISKATGMNPNLEHYMVASITGGTDAQGEVTVRIEEDGIFSQGQGSSTDIVVASAKAYINALNKLRWRKDHPKKATTTGL
- a CDS encoding Rieske 2Fe-2S domain-containing protein → MGRPGYVKVATVDELPSGCGKLVMGPLEKPIALFNVNGDFFAINYICPHMGGPLGEGKLNGYVVSCPWHGWTFDVRTGLPDHPGGHSVSAYNVKIEGNDVFIGWLKKV
- a CDS encoding Nif3-like dinuclear metal center hexameric protein, coding for MTKLANIVEFLNNYLKIDDIKDTCWNGLQLEGKSEVKKIAFAVDASIETFKIAIEKQADLIVVHHGHFWHTQNPSITGWARERIDILYKHQMSLYACHLPLDRHRIVGNNARLLKLLGVTINSEFLLHGGKNIGWIGMTKRAVSLKQIGRKLNTELNTNCIVLPFGKEKVKTIAVCSGGGGYGGFYEALNSGVDLYITGDAIEVYYTAQDSKMNVIFAGHHATETLGLKALAEVVKRKFRIHCMFIDLPTGL